Below is a genomic region from Rhinolophus ferrumequinum isolate MPI-CBG mRhiFer1 unplaced genomic scaffold, mRhiFer1_v1.p scaffold_55_arrow_ctg1, whole genome shotgun sequence.
actcagttgcaggaagaccagagGAGCAGCTGCCTAAGaactggacccccgtggaggggtgggaagacgtggacggttccccaaccagcagaggccggagaaagcgaaggttgttgcggccctgtgagctgggaagtgcttgttGAGGCAGGCcagatgcgggacttgtagtcccaggaggaaaggcttgctgagtcctccgtgggagctgagggtgaggtcaaggtcatccctcacccccaggacagccctggcgaatgactatggactatggggaattgccttccatccctaatttaatggacagcttgactgtttgggaacataccaccatgtagtggaactggcggatgtttgcttttgtgtcttgactggtcaccattgagaatatgtaagcaccttgactgtgaaacgctgttgttccagcacggtaccctgagaggcccagagagagtggcagtgccctgagagccctggctgtgtccaggaagtctggctgtgtccagagagagtggcagtgccctgagagccctggctgtgtccaggaagtctggctgtgtccagagagagtggcagtgccctgagagccctggctgagtccaggaggtctggctgtgtccagagagagtggcagtgccctgagaggccatcgtgtgcccgggtagactagtggtaccctaagaagtccaggaagtctggctgtgcccagaagtactggtggtgccctgagaaaccctggctgtgcccggagagactagtggtaccctaagaagtccaggaagtctggctgtgcccagaagtactggtggtgccctgagaaaccctggctgtgaccagagagcttggctgtgtccaggaaatagcattcacctccaggctcctcgcgcagggcccctcgcggaagacgcttgtcgcgtagattgtgaggcgagaccctgtaggggtggagtgtggggatagagccccaaaaagcagtttccaggctctcggcctcacatagaaaggtgctggctcaggtagtaaatggccatcgactgtgatcaaatggccagcagctgtgcctagttggccatcagctgtaaccagtgagccattggccatgaatataactgccgtggctaggctagcagaaaaagggggagctagcaagaagatggtggctgagcctgcaagcggcacagtgagggttgagaattgtgttgctcctggttcctgtgtctccaacccagccgccagcgagagtatagtggtgtgactcccctacctatggctccgtgagtgttcctttttggcctcaccatgtcctgcgttcttgtgtggggagtgggaccagagacccctcatgagaccccgcctgacaccccgcatgacacttggcgtagtcggcaggataccccgcctgacaccccgcaggccgcccctcATGACTCCCcccatgacacatggcgcagcgagcagggtacggtgccggccaaagatCTCCAAAGGACGGTgcagcagtttgtgcctatgaacactcagttgcaggaagaccaggaggagcagctgcctgggagctggacccccgtggaggggtggtaagacgtggatggttccccaaccagcagaggccagagaaagcgaaggttgttgcggcccgtgggctggaaagtgcttgctgagacagcccggatgcaggacttgtagtcccaggaggaaaggcttgctgagtcctccgtgggagctgagggtgaggtcaaggtcatcactcacccccaggacagccctggcaaatgactatggactatggggaattgccttccatccctaatttaattgatcacttgactgtttgggaacataccaccatataatggaactggcggatatttgcttttgtgtcttgaccggccaccattgagaatatgtaagcaccttgactgtgagccgctgttgttccagcacggtaccctgacaggcccagagagagtggcagtgccctgagagccctggctgtgtccaggaagtctggctgtgtccagagagagtggcagtgccctgagagccctggctgtgtccaggaagtctggctgtgtccagagagagtggcattgccctgagaggccctcgtgtacccgggtagactagtggtaccttaagaagtccaggaagtctggctgtgcccagaagtactggtggtgcccggagagactagtggtaccctaagaagtccaggaagtctggctgtgcccagaagtactggtggtgccctgagaaaccctgtctgtgaccagagagcttggctgtgtccaggaaatagcattcacctccaggctcctcgcacagggcccctcgcggaagacacttgtcttgtgaggcgagaccctgtaggggtggagtgtggggacagagccccaaaaagcagtttccaggctctcggcctcacatagaaaggtgctggctcaggtaggaaatggccatcgactgtgatcaaatggccagaagctgtggctagttggccatcagctgtaaccagtgagccattggccatgaatataactgccgtggctagggtagcagaaaaagggggagctagcaagaagatggaggCTGAGCCTGCAAGCTGCACAgggagggttgagaattgtgttgctcctggttcctgtgtctccaacccagccgccagcgagagtatagtggtgtgactcccctacctatggctccgtgagtgttcctttttggcctcaccatgtcctgcgttcttgtgtggggagtgggaccagagaccccgcctgacaccccgcacgacacttggcgtagtcggcaggataccccgccggacgccccgcacgacacatggcgtagtcggcggGATCCATTGCACTACACCCTGGCTTGGCGTGTGAAATTTAAATGGGCTTtatctgattgtttttgtagtacCCCTCCTTAAGTGGGAGGCAACAAAGCTTCCTTAGAAAATGGAAGCACCTTCTAGCCAGTCCCCGCCGGCCCTGGCTTTTTCCTTCTGCGCTTCCACAGCTGCTGCTACTGCTCCTGGTGCTGCTGGTATTATGGGTGGAGAGGGAGTCCCCAGGGCCATACTGGGGGGCTGGTCTAGGGGTGGCATACTTCGGATCCTGTTTGAGTGTAGGAGTGGTGGTCCTCATCTCCTCCGcagttggtgggggaggggtgagccTCGAGTCCGAGTCCTGCATTGGTGAGGGAGGGGTGGGACTTACCCCTGACTCTGccgttggtgggggaggggtgggcctcGAGTCCGAGTCCGGCACTGGTGGGGAAGGGTGGGACTCACCCCTGACTCCGCCGTTGGTGGGGGACGGGTGGGCCTCGGTCCTGACTCCGCCGTTGGTGGGGCACGGGTGGGCCACGGTCCTGACTCCACCGTTGGTGGGGCACTGGTGGGCCTCGAGTCCTCCGccgttggtgggggaggggtgggcctcGAGTCCGAGTCCTgcattggtgggggaggggtgggacttACCCCTGACTCTGccgttggtgggggaggggtggaccTCGAGTCCGAGTCCGGCACTGGTGGGGGAGAGGTGGGACTCACTCCTGACTCCACCGTTGGTGGGGGATGGGTGGGCCTCGGTCCTGACTCCGCCGTTGGTGGGGCACGGGTGGTCCACGGTCCTGACTCCACCGTTGGTGGGGCACTGGTGGGCCTCGAGTCCTCCTtccttggtgggggaggggtgggcctcGAGTCCGAGTCCTgcattggtgggggaggggtgggacttACCCCTGACTCTGCCGTTggttggggaggggtgggcctCGAGTCCGAGTCCGGcactggtgggggaggggtcggACTCACCCCTGACTCCGCCGTTGGTGGGGGACGGGTGGGCCTCGGTCCTGACTCCGCCGTTGGTGGGGCACGGGTGGGCCTCGAGTCCTCCGccgttggtgggggaggggtgggactcACCCCTGACTCCACCGTTGGTGGGGGACGGGTGGGCCTCGAGTCCTCCGCCGTTGGTGGGGCACGGGTGGGCCTCGAGTCCTCCGAGTCCTCCGctgttggtgggggaggggtgggactcACCCCTGACTCCGCCGTCGGTGGAGGAGTGGTGGGCCTCAAGTCCGAGTCCGAGTCCGAGTCCGGTGGTTGGGCAGCGGTCCTGGACTTCAGGCTGGTTCTGGGAGTGGCACTTGTGGACTTTGGGCTGGCTCGGGCAGTGGCTCTTCTCAACTTCGGACTCGGTCTGGGAAAGGCGGTCTTCAGCTGCGGGCTGTGTCGCGGCGTGACCTTCTTCCCCTTGGCGCTGGGTTGGAGACTGGCCTTCATGGACTTGGGGCTGGGTCCGGGTGTGGCCTTCCTGGACCTCGGGCTGCCTGAAGGACCTGCGGCATCCTCGGTCCCCTGCCCTGGCTCCACGTCCTTTGGCGGCGGCTGTCTCTGAGCCTCCGGATCTGCGGAGCGACCAAAGCCGTTAGGCTCAATGAATGTGTAGGGCCTTAACACGGTGGTGCGGTTCGGTTCCCTGGACTTCTCTGCAGTTAGCATCAGATACGTTGCCATGATGTTATCGTATATGTTCTGTGCTAACGCGTTCTGAATCTCCTCCCGCTCGAAGCCCATGTCGAGCATCTGCTGTTCCACACGGGGGTCCAGGTCGTCGCTGTCCGGCTCAGCGAAAGGCCTGAGCTCCTCCAGGTAGCCGCTGTTCAGCCACAGGTCTGGCAGGATTTCCGTTAGAGAACTTCTGTCCGCGGGGTTCCTGGTGATTAATTTGCCGAGGAGGTGTTGCAGCTCGACTGTTATGTACGGTGGTACAGTATAGATCCCGCTCTGTATCTGCTTCACCAGCTGCATCAAGTCCTTTCCCTTAAAAGGGGTGGTGCCAGTGACCATGTGGTACAGCACCACCCCCAGACTCCAGATGTCCACTGGAGGACCGTCGTACTCTTTTCCCTGGAAGAGTTCCGGGGCTGAGTACTGGGGGGTGCCACAAAACGTGCTCAGCTTGCTGCCATTGAATGGTGTACTCATTGAAAAGTCTGCAAGTCTGGCGTCCATGTTACGGTCTAAGAGCACGTTCTGTGGCTTCACGTCCCTGTGGATTATCCCCTTTTCGTGGCAATAGTGTACCGCGGACACAAGTTGCCGGAAGGTGCGTCGGGCCGCACTTTCTTCCATGCGACCATGGGTCTCCAGGTAACCCCCCAAGTCCCCTCTACTCGTATGTTCCATTATAAGGAATGACGATTTGTCGGTGTCGATCACCTCGAATAATTGCACGATGTTTGGGTGACGCAAGCCCAGCATGCAGCGGACTTCCTGCAGACCACCTCTCGGATCTGTCTGTCGACGCCCGGCCTCTGGATGATTTTGATAGCTACCTGGGTCCCGGTCGGAAGGTGTCGGCCCAACTTCACCTTGCCGTGGCGGCCCTCGCCGATGGTGTACAGGAGCTCGTAATCGTCAAGACGGAGCAGCTGTGCAGCGAGTGCGGCTGCAGATTCATGGGCCATGGTGACCGGCTACCTACACTAGCTAACTACACTACCTGACGACACTAATGACTCCTACTCTGCTACTAATAATAACTGTACTATGCTACCTATATACCaactatatgaaaaatattactaactGTGTTAATAACTTTACTAACTGTGCTAACTAAATATACtaactgtataaaaatattacttttaataataaatgtactAACTGCTAATGAAATATactatatcaaaaataaatatactatatcaaaaatatacTATATCAAAAATATAGTTATTAGTAGTATAATAACTGTACTAACTATGCTAACTAAATATACTAtctatatcaaaaatattactattaataaacaataaaaaatgtactaaCTATGCTAACAAAATATACTATATCAAAAATATTGCTAACTCTACTAATAACTGTACTAACTCTGGTAACAAAATATACTATCTGtatcaaaaatattactaattctACTAATAATAGTAACTGTACTAACTATGCTAACTGAACActaaaaaattaaaggacaaatgacagaaaataataaaccaaagaaaaatgagaacaaaaaaattagaagaatgagaaaaaagagaacaaaagaataatggggagagagagcaaaggaaaataataataaaaatgagaacaaaaaattagaagaaggggaaaaagagaacaaaagaataatggggagagagagaaaaagaaaataataaaaatgagaacaaaaaattagaaggagaaaaaagagaacaaaacaataatggggagagagagcaaagaaaaataaaaggaaaataataataaaaataattgagaaaaagaaatgagtgaaaagaaaaaataaaatgggggaataaagaagaaaacaagctaAAACGTCCAAGTCCGACAGGTCACCACAAAACAGCTTCCTGGGCTATAAAGGACAAAATCTCAGGCGAGCCAGGGCCTTATATGCAGTTGCTGGTAATTCCATCACAATGGTGCTTT
It encodes:
- the LOC117020005 gene encoding serine/threonine-protein kinase MARK2-like; the encoded protein is MAHESAAALAAQLLRLDDYELLYTIGEGRHGKVKLGRHLPTGTQVIDTDKSSFLIMEHTSRGDLGGYLETHGRMEESAARRTFRQLVSAVHYCHEKGIIHRDVKPQNVLLDRNMDARLADFSMSTPFNGSKLSTFCGTPQYSAPELFQGKEYDGPPVDIWSLGVVLYHMVTGTTPFKGKDLMQLVKQIQSGIYTVPPYITVELQHLLGKLITRNPADRSSLTEILPDLWLNSGYLEELRPFAEPDSDDLDPRVEQQMLDMGFEREEIQNALAQNIYDNIMATYLMLTAEKSREPNRTTVLRPYTFIEPNGFGRSADPEAQRQPPPKDVEPGQGTEDAAGPSGSPRSRKATPGPSPKSMKASLQPSAKGKKVTPRHSPQLKTAFPRPSPKLRRATARASPKSTSATPRTSLKSRTAAQPPDSDSDSDLRPTTPPPTAESGVSPTPPPPTAEDSEDSRPTRAPPTAEDSRPTRPPPTVESGVSPTPPPPTAEDSRPTRAPPTAESGPRPTRPPPTAESGDSDSRPTPPPPTAEDSRPTSAPPTVESGPWPTRAPPTAESGPRPTRPPPTAESGDSDSRLTPPPPTAEEMRTTTPTLKQDPKYATPRPAPQYGPGDSLSTHNTSSTRSSSSSCGSAEGKSQGRRGLAR